A region from the Euzebyales bacterium genome encodes:
- a CDS encoding WD40 repeat domain-containing protein — protein MSWEPVTSRRDVLRWSVAAAVVVVLLTAVVLGVRGWRNRSVSHAPGDGRATANVAWGGEPPPHMPGEFTVRRWPAATAEPVPAEEALRVEGAGGRTLVIADPLSLYEVDLATGAVRRLRLSDGAWGPLTEPLMTVGGDVITTTSEGVLRIPSRAHVERIAVDDRAVVTTDDRSVWVFDNLSTPLGGIVTRVRLSGGVADRLSVPDVTRPLAGTSDRIVVGGPGTVAVMGTDGTRRVLADGDPVASDGTRVAWIDCTEDQPCALVLGSVDDPDQVRLTLAADDLPGGVFGLPAGAFSPDGRWLAVPLTPAPGPVDGGPRSRVLVVDTSTGVEVRRLAGAYGPPTPIAWSPDGRWLAFATRSGLRLWDAERDEVRSLPTVTQRIRGLTFR, from the coding sequence GTGAGCTGGGAGCCCGTCACCAGCCGTCGCGACGTCCTGCGGTGGTCGGTGGCCGCGGCCGTCGTCGTGGTGCTGCTCACCGCGGTGGTGCTCGGCGTGCGCGGCTGGCGGAACCGGTCGGTGTCCCACGCGCCGGGCGACGGCCGGGCGACGGCCAACGTCGCCTGGGGAGGCGAACCACCACCGCACATGCCGGGAGAGTTCACGGTCAGGCGGTGGCCCGCCGCCACGGCCGAACCCGTGCCGGCCGAGGAGGCGTTGCGTGTGGAGGGCGCCGGGGGTCGGACGCTGGTCATCGCCGATCCGCTCTCCCTGTACGAGGTGGATCTCGCTACGGGTGCCGTCCGCCGGCTCCGGCTGTCCGACGGCGCGTGGGGGCCGCTCACCGAACCGCTCATGACTGTGGGCGGCGATGTGATCACCACGACGTCCGAGGGCGTGCTGCGCATCCCGTCCCGCGCACACGTCGAACGGATCGCCGTGGACGACCGCGCGGTCGTCACGACCGACGACCGATCGGTCTGGGTGTTCGACAACCTGTCGACTCCGCTCGGCGGCATCGTCACGCGTGTGCGGCTCTCCGGTGGCGTGGCGGACCGGCTCAGCGTGCCAGACGTCACACGACCACTGGCGGGCACGAGCGACAGGATCGTCGTCGGCGGGCCGGGCACCGTCGCGGTGATGGGGACGGACGGCACCCGTCGCGTGCTGGCCGACGGCGACCCCGTCGCGAGCGATGGGACCCGCGTCGCGTGGATCGACTGCACGGAGGACCAGCCGTGCGCGCTCGTGCTCGGCTCCGTCGACGATCCGGATCAGGTGCGCCTGACGCTGGCGGCCGACGACCTGCCGGGCGGCGTGTTCGGCCTGCCCGCCGGAGCGTTCTCACCCGACGGCCGCTGGCTGGCGGTCCCCCTGACCCCGGCACCCGGACCGGTCGACGGTGGTCCGCGGTCGCGGGTCCTGGTCGTCGACACCTCCACGGGTGTGGAGGTTCGCCGCCTGGCCGGTGCGTACGGGCCCCCGACCCCGATCGCGTGGTCACCCGACGGGCGCTGGCTCGCGTTCGCGACCCGGAGCGGGCTTCGGCTGTGGGACGCCGAGCGCGACGAGGTACGGTCGCTGCCGACCGTGACCCAACGCATCCGCGGACTGACCTTCAGATGA
- a CDS encoding phosphoenolpyruvate carboxykinase (ATP) — translation MSIDLPAARTVTEDPTQDQLRTWVDQMPNATRTAHGNYSVTTRVTARSSGSTYIVTDDPGTTAKQTIPRSEYRTLAEAQDAHIADCDMVRVRGYIGPEGSVFRVPTQLYIERTAANIPAMQQQLYFPPDDDWDADEAFTVIYTPTMATPSYPDERVIAIDLEHWVTRVSGADYFGESKMGSLRMWNEWVYRRGGLAMHSGAKVIPTSDGDRVALIVGLSGTGKTTTTFTRQNDSLPVQDDFVALAPGGTVHATEDGCFAKTFSLDPEHEPTIHRALTSAGSWLENVAVADDGSVDFADASHTKNGRGTFGLADIPHFDPRKVGRADFLLILNRNDDIVPAVTRMTSIEQAVAYFMLGETRGTSAGGAAEAGKALRVPGTNPFFLQHDHLQGNRLGELIQSMEYDFGVYVLNTGEIGGAADPEGGRSVEIEHSSAIVKAIAEGSISWTPDPDFGYWIADEVPGIDDAELLNPRLRYARQGREEEYTSRVAELKCERAEYLDAHSGLHEAIRAALG, via the coding sequence ATGTCGATCGACCTGCCGGCCGCACGCACCGTCACCGAAGATCCGACCCAGGACCAGTTGCGGACGTGGGTCGACCAGATGCCGAACGCGACCCGTACGGCGCACGGCAACTACAGCGTCACAACACGGGTCACGGCCCGCTCATCGGGCTCGACCTACATCGTCACCGATGATCCCGGCACGACCGCCAAACAGACGATCCCACGGTCGGAATACCGGACGCTGGCCGAGGCGCAGGACGCGCACATCGCCGACTGCGACATGGTGCGCGTCCGCGGGTACATCGGACCCGAGGGGTCGGTGTTCCGCGTGCCGACGCAGCTGTACATCGAGCGGACCGCCGCGAACATCCCGGCGATGCAGCAGCAGTTGTACTTCCCGCCCGACGACGACTGGGACGCCGACGAGGCGTTCACCGTCATCTACACGCCGACGATGGCAACGCCGAGTTACCCCGACGAGCGCGTGATCGCCATCGACCTGGAGCACTGGGTCACCCGTGTCAGCGGCGCCGACTACTTCGGCGAGTCGAAGATGGGCTCGCTGCGCATGTGGAACGAGTGGGTCTACCGGCGGGGCGGGCTGGCCATGCACTCGGGCGCGAAGGTGATCCCGACGTCCGACGGTGACCGGGTCGCACTGATCGTCGGCCTGTCCGGTACCGGCAAGACCACGACGACGTTCACGCGGCAGAACGACTCGCTGCCGGTGCAGGACGACTTCGTGGCGCTCGCCCCGGGTGGCACGGTCCACGCGACCGAGGACGGGTGCTTCGCCAAGACCTTCAGCCTCGACCCCGAGCACGAGCCGACGATCCACCGCGCGCTGACCTCCGCGGGCAGTTGGCTTGAGAACGTCGCCGTTGCCGACGACGGATCGGTGGACTTCGCGGACGCCAGCCACACGAAGAACGGGCGTGGGACGTTCGGTCTGGCCGACATCCCGCACTTCGACCCGCGCAAGGTGGGGCGCGCGGACTTCCTCCTGATCCTCAACCGCAACGACGACATCGTCCCGGCGGTCACCCGGATGACGTCGATCGAGCAGGCCGTGGCCTACTTCATGCTGGGTGAGACGCGTGGCACGTCCGCGGGCGGCGCGGCGGAGGCCGGCAAGGCCCTACGCGTGCCGGGCACGAACCCGTTCTTCCTGCAGCACGACCACCTGCAGGGCAACCGGCTCGGCGAGCTGATCCAGTCGATGGAGTACGACTTCGGCGTGTACGTGCTCAACACAGGGGAGATCGGCGGAGCCGCGGACCCAGAGGGTGGCAGGTCCGTCGAGATCGAGCACTCGTCGGCGATCGTCAAGGCGATCGCGGAGGGCTCCATCAGCTGGACGCCCGACCCCGACTTCGGGTACTGGATCGCCGACGAGGTCCCGGGGATCGACGACGCCGAGCTGCTGAACCCGAGGCTGCGCTACGCCCGGCAGGGCCGCGAAGAGGAGTACACCTCGCGTGTCGCGGAGCTCAAGTGCGAACGCGCTGAGTACCTCGACGCGCACAGCGGACTCCACGAGGCGATCCGCGCCGCACTCGGCTGA
- a CDS encoding M23 family metallopeptidase: MTTALRTRRSLAGAALASAMCTGLLTMPAAADTPPTDVPPPSPEPTAHDTRARRTAAGSDEATALAEPSRLLSATTGDAITWPVTGRLTSPFGPRGGRLHRGIDIAAAAGTPIRAAQDGTVRFAGWKGGYGYTADIAHGGGLTTRAAHQSELLVRRGQRVRRGQIIGRVGSTGSSTGPHLHFEMAGRGEELDPLEILPARR, translated from the coding sequence GTGACCACCGCACTGCGCACCCGTCGATCGTTGGCCGGGGCGGCCCTGGCCTCCGCGATGTGCACGGGTCTGCTGACCATGCCCGCCGCCGCGGACACGCCACCGACCGACGTCCCACCACCCTCGCCGGAGCCGACGGCACACGACACGCGGGCGCGACGCACGGCCGCCGGCAGCGACGAGGCCACCGCGCTGGCCGAACCGTCCCGCCTGCTGTCGGCGACGACCGGCGACGCCATCACCTGGCCGGTCACGGGCCGGCTGACGTCACCGTTCGGACCACGGGGCGGCCGACTGCACCGCGGCATCGACATCGCTGCGGCCGCCGGCACGCCGATCCGCGCGGCGCAGGACGGCACCGTGCGGTTCGCCGGCTGGAAGGGCGGCTACGGCTACACCGCCGACATCGCACACGGGGGCGGTCTGACGACCCGGGCGGCCCACCAGTCCGAGTTGCTGGTGCGCCGGGGACAGCGGGTCCGGCGCGGTCAGATCATCGGTCGTGTCGGATCGACCGGCTCATCCACGGGACCCCACCTGCACTTCGAGATGGCGGGCCGCGGCGAGGAACTGGATCCTCTCGAGATCCTGCCGGCCCGGCGCTGA
- a CDS encoding MATE family efflux transporter, protein MRLASVDREIVGLALPAMAALAADPLLSLVDTALVGRLGAVPLAGLGVSVALFTLAFFGFNFLTYGTTAEVARLRGAGRDREAATYALQALWLAVMLGVAITVVFELAAPLLLALMGAKGDVADAAEVYLRIRALASVPVLIVLVGHGAFRGAKDMRAPLWITVAVNVGNAVVSWALIYPAGLGIAGAAIGTLIAQTAGALTFIALGRRRFAPPTVRIDPTAMRRIASISRDLFLRTAALLSGMLVATAVAARMGTVTVAAHQIARELWTMLALVQDGFAIAGQAMIGTALGAGLIDEARRAAMRLAGWGTGFGFVVGGAYLLAAQVLPRVFTTDAAVLAAVATVWGIVALLQPIGGVVYVLDGILMGAADFRFLWWSTTLASLGGLVPVCVLSLWFGWGLRGIWIGMVVMMVMRAVLTVQRLRSGAWAVVAER, encoded by the coding sequence ATGCGTCTCGCCTCAGTCGATCGGGAGATCGTCGGGCTCGCGTTGCCCGCGATGGCGGCACTGGCCGCGGACCCCCTGCTCAGCCTGGTCGACACCGCACTGGTCGGCCGCCTGGGCGCGGTCCCGTTGGCGGGCCTGGGCGTCAGCGTGGCGCTGTTCACCCTGGCGTTCTTCGGGTTCAACTTCCTGACCTACGGCACGACCGCCGAGGTGGCCAGGCTGCGTGGCGCCGGACGCGACCGCGAGGCGGCGACCTACGCGCTGCAGGCGCTGTGGCTGGCGGTGATGCTGGGCGTCGCGATCACCGTGGTGTTCGAGCTCGCGGCGCCACTGCTGCTCGCGCTGATGGGTGCGAAGGGTGACGTCGCGGACGCGGCCGAGGTGTACCTGCGCATCCGCGCGCTGGCGTCGGTGCCGGTGCTGATCGTGCTGGTCGGCCACGGCGCATTCCGGGGCGCGAAGGACATGCGGGCGCCGCTGTGGATCACCGTCGCCGTGAACGTCGGCAATGCCGTGGTGAGCTGGGCGCTGATCTATCCGGCCGGGCTCGGCATCGCCGGTGCCGCGATCGGCACGTTGATCGCGCAGACGGCCGGCGCATTGACCTTCATCGCGCTCGGGCGCCGACGGTTCGCGCCGCCCACGGTGCGCATCGACCCGACAGCGATGCGACGGATCGCGTCGATCTCCCGTGACCTGTTCCTGCGCACCGCTGCGCTGCTGTCGGGCATGCTGGTCGCGACCGCCGTCGCCGCCCGCATGGGAACGGTCACCGTCGCCGCACATCAGATCGCCCGCGAGCTGTGGACCATGCTCGCCCTGGTGCAGGACGGGTTCGCGATCGCGGGTCAGGCGATGATCGGCACCGCACTGGGCGCGGGTCTGATCGACGAGGCACGGCGCGCGGCTATGCGCCTCGCGGGATGGGGCACGGGGTTCGGCTTCGTCGTGGGCGGCGCCTACCTGCTGGCAGCCCAGGTGCTGCCACGGGTGTTCACGACCGATGCCGCCGTGCTGGCGGCCGTCGCCACGGTGTGGGGCATCGTCGCCCTGCTGCAGCCGATCGGGGGCGTGGTGTACGTGCTCGACGGCATCCTCATGGGGGCCGCCGACTTCAGGTTCCTGTGGTGGTCGACCACGCTGGCGTCACTCGGCGGGCTGGTCCCGGTCTGCGTGCTCTCATTGTGGTTCGGCTGGGGGCTGCGCGGCATCTGGATCGGCATGGTCGTCATGATGGTGATGCGGGCGGTGCTCACCGTCCAGCGGCTGCGTTCGGGCGCGTGGGCGGTGGTGGCGGAACGCTGA
- a CDS encoding MBL fold metallo-hydrolase, with the protein MTDVGGHSGVTSLDEVTTRVRADNPSPMTLTGTNTYVISVPGADTAVVVDPGPALPAHREAIEGVVADRAVRVAAVVITHHHADHAEAVGWATTWRAPALAFDPDRIPGTEPLTDGQVVDAAGVEVVVHHQPGHTSDHVCLRVSRTGVVLTGDHVLGEGTTVIAWPDGDLSAYLTSLRALRELEPTALYPGHGDVIGDPAGHIDALLAHRAQRTEQIVDALAAGGGTVQEIVAHVYPDLRADLRPAAGRSVRAHLADLERQGRVVPRGERWHGG; encoded by the coding sequence ATGACAGATGTCGGTGGCCACAGCGGGGTCACGTCACTCGATGAGGTGACCACGAGGGTGCGGGCTGACAACCCGTCGCCGATGACCTTGACGGGCACCAACACGTACGTGATCTCGGTGCCCGGCGCCGACACCGCGGTGGTCGTCGACCCGGGCCCGGCGCTTCCCGCGCACAGGGAGGCGATCGAGGGTGTGGTCGCTGACCGCGCGGTGCGGGTCGCGGCCGTCGTCATCACGCACCACCACGCCGACCACGCCGAAGCGGTCGGCTGGGCGACGACCTGGCGGGCGCCGGCCCTCGCGTTCGATCCCGATCGGATCCCCGGCACCGAGCCGCTGACGGACGGACAGGTCGTCGACGCCGCCGGAGTGGAGGTCGTGGTCCACCACCAGCCGGGGCACACCAGCGACCACGTGTGCCTGCGGGTCTCCCGCACCGGCGTCGTCCTGACCGGAGACCACGTGCTGGGCGAGGGGACGACCGTGATCGCCTGGCCCGACGGTGACCTCAGTGCGTACCTGACGTCGCTCCGGGCGTTGCGGGAGCTGGAACCCACCGCGCTGTACCCGGGACACGGAGACGTCATCGGCGACCCCGCCGGCCACATCGACGCGCTCCTCGCACACCGGGCGCAACGCACCGAACAGATCGTCGACGCGCTCGCAGCCGGTGGTGGGACCGTGCAGGAGATCGTCGCGCACGTCTATCCGGACCTCCGCGCCGACCTGCGGCCGGCGGCCGGGCGCAGCGTCCGGGCCCACCTCGCCGATCTCGAACGGCAGGGCCGTGTGGTCCCCCGCGGGGAGCGCTGGCATGGCGGCTAG
- a CDS encoding FAD-dependent oxidoreductase — MTPSTAAGSVDVAVLGGGPAGLGAARQLVRRGCSATVLEAGDRVGGLAGSVDVGGVRVDFGSHRLHPSVAPEILHDLVHLPGVTLQRRERNGRIRLAGRWVAFPLRVTDALRHLPVELAAGMAWDMVTGPMRRTDDDTFDEVLRAGVGPTLAGRFYFPYARKVWGVEPSALSGEQARRRVGANSVTAIARRALRGARERPWFWYPTTGFGALSEGLAAAAEDAGAEIHLGARVTSVERTDAGWTVTTTDGGAVRARQVLSTLPVPLLARMMDPSPPPDVARAAAGLRYRAMLLIYLVLGRDRFTPYDAHYLPETWTPVTRLSEPRNYRDGPDPPGRTVLCAELPCAPDDTWWSRSDEHLARVVADTCQQAGLERPEPVAVVVHRRRRAYPVATTDSIGRLARLEAWLATQPDLLTLGRQGLFAHDNTHHALAMAWAAADAVGSGGHLDREAWNRARERFRAHVVED, encoded by the coding sequence ATGACCCCATCGACGGCGGCGGGCTCCGTGGACGTGGCGGTGCTCGGAGGTGGGCCGGCGGGCCTCGGTGCCGCCCGGCAGCTCGTCCGACGGGGATGCTCCGCGACGGTGCTCGAGGCAGGCGACCGGGTGGGCGGGCTCGCCGGCAGCGTCGACGTCGGCGGCGTGCGGGTCGACTTCGGCAGCCACCGGCTCCATCCCAGCGTCGCGCCTGAGATCCTCCATGACCTGGTCCACCTGCCAGGCGTCACGTTGCAGCGCCGGGAACGCAACGGGCGGATCCGGCTCGCAGGACGGTGGGTGGCGTTCCCCCTCCGCGTGACCGACGCACTACGGCACCTGCCCGTCGAACTGGCCGCCGGCATGGCCTGGGACATGGTCACCGGGCCGATGCGACGCACCGACGACGACACGTTCGATGAGGTGCTGCGCGCCGGAGTGGGTCCGACACTCGCCGGACGGTTCTACTTTCCGTACGCGCGCAAGGTCTGGGGCGTCGAGCCGTCCGCGCTGTCAGGAGAACAGGCCCGGCGACGCGTCGGCGCGAACTCGGTGACGGCCATCGCGCGGCGCGCGCTCCGCGGGGCGCGCGAGCGCCCGTGGTTCTGGTACCCCACCACGGGGTTCGGCGCGCTGAGCGAGGGCCTCGCCGCCGCTGCGGAGGATGCGGGCGCCGAGATCCACCTCGGAGCCCGCGTGACGTCTGTCGAGCGGACCGACGCCGGGTGGACCGTCACGACCACCGACGGCGGTGCGGTCCGCGCCCGGCAGGTTCTGAGCACCCTGCCCGTGCCCCTGCTGGCGCGCATGATGGACCCTTCACCACCACCGGATGTGGCACGCGCGGCCGCGGGCCTGCGCTACCGGGCAATGCTGCTCATCTACCTGGTGCTCGGACGCGATCGCTTCACGCCCTACGACGCGCACTACCTGCCCGAGACGTGGACGCCCGTGACGCGACTGTCGGAGCCGCGCAACTACCGCGACGGTCCCGATCCGCCGGGACGGACGGTGCTGTGTGCCGAACTGCCGTGCGCGCCTGATGACACATGGTGGTCACGGTCCGACGAGCACCTGGCGCGCGTCGTCGCCGACACGTGCCAGCAGGCGGGCCTCGAACGTCCAGAGCCCGTCGCGGTGGTGGTGCACCGACGACGCCGCGCCTACCCGGTCGCGACGACCGACAGCATCGGCCGCCTCGCGCGGCTGGAGGCGTGGCTGGCGACACAGCCGGACCTGCTCACGTTGGGGCGGCAGGGCCTGTTCGCCCACGACAACACGCACCACGCCCTGGCCATGGCATGGGCAGCGGCCGACGCCGTCGGATCCGGCGGTCACCTCGACCGTGAGGCGTGGAACCGTGCACGCGAGCGGTTCCGCGCCCACGTCGTCGAGGACTGA
- the metH gene encoding methionine synthase gives MTRHQAAADTLLDVMRQRVVVLDGAMGTSLQDRELSSEDFGGLDGCNEMLVRTRPDVVADVHAGFLAAGCDAVETNTFGGAPWVLDEYGLGDDCEDLNTRAAQIAVAACDDVRSQRDAGPWVIGSIGPGTRSPTLSLAKDPTASDHITYDAAVAGYRRQARGLLAGGAQALLVETCYDLLQAKAAIWASQEAMDAEGVRVPLMCAVTIEQGLGTMLLGTDIGAAVAALTPMGIDLLGLNCATGPADMREPLRHLSRHSPLPILVIPNAGIPRMVDGRPHYELTADELADAHADFVADFGVRVVGGCCGTTPDHVAAVVERCRPLEPALRSPVVTPSIASLYSPSALHQDTSFHIIGERLNANGSRRFRELLLAEDWDAITEMAKDQVRGGAHSLDVCVDYVGRDGVADMAQVVDRLATRSTLPLVLDSTEVDVVAAGLRRLGGRAVINSVNLEDGRRKADRLFALARQFGAALVALAIDERGQARTADWKVEVCHRLAEIAVDEYGLSTSDLIFDTLTFPLGSGQEELRRDGLATLEAIERVKAEIPGCHTVLGVSNISFGLAPAARQTLNSVFLHAAVQSGLDAAIVHPGKILPLHRIDDEARRLCDDLVHDRRRDGYDPLHELMAHFEGASEAHDDRDDLDELPLEERLERRIVDGARDGMPGDLDAAMATGIAPLDIINTHLLAGMKTVGDLFGSGQMQLPFVLQSAETMKSAVRHLEPHLEKADAGGKARVVLATVKGDVHDIGKNLVDIILTNNGYEVCNLGIKQPIDAIIDAAEQFSADAIGLSGLLVKSTVVMRDDLDELTRRGLDQYPILLGGAALTRSYVEDDLRGRYAGPLFYCRDAFAGLSVMDELATQRSTGARLPAWGRGEPARRAPRRTRRSAGPTTATRRRSEVRTDVPVPIPPFWGSRVHRGVPLDALLPLLNTTALFRNQWGFGRDDTTAAQAALRSTLELARTESLLAPQVVYGYFACNGDGDDVLIYDAPDSDSVVARWSFPRQSGERRLCIADFFRPVESGERDVIALQCVTVGDRVSARAAELFAADRYTDYLFLHGLGVESAEALAEHWHARVRAELGIADADAATPRELFRQGYQGSRYSFGYAACPDLELRAPLVDLLGAERIRVELSESFQLHPEQSTDAFIVHHPQARYFNAR, from the coding sequence ATGACCCGACATCAGGCTGCTGCGGACACGCTGCTCGACGTGATGCGTCAGCGCGTCGTCGTGCTCGACGGTGCGATGGGTACGTCGTTGCAGGACCGCGAGCTGTCGAGCGAGGACTTCGGCGGTCTCGACGGCTGCAACGAGATGCTGGTGCGCACGCGTCCTGACGTCGTCGCGGACGTCCACGCAGGGTTCCTCGCCGCGGGCTGCGACGCGGTCGAGACCAACACGTTCGGCGGTGCGCCCTGGGTGCTCGACGAGTACGGCCTCGGTGACGACTGCGAGGACCTCAACACCCGCGCGGCGCAGATCGCCGTCGCGGCGTGTGACGACGTGCGGTCGCAACGCGACGCGGGACCCTGGGTCATCGGCTCGATCGGCCCGGGCACCCGCTCTCCCACGCTCTCGCTCGCGAAGGACCCCACCGCGTCCGACCACATCACCTACGACGCCGCGGTCGCTGGCTACCGCAGGCAGGCGCGCGGCCTGCTCGCAGGCGGCGCGCAGGCGCTGCTGGTCGAGACGTGCTACGACCTGCTGCAGGCCAAGGCCGCGATCTGGGCGAGCCAGGAGGCGATGGACGCCGAAGGTGTCCGTGTGCCGCTGATGTGTGCGGTGACGATCGAGCAGGGCCTGGGCACCATGCTGCTGGGCACCGACATCGGCGCGGCCGTCGCCGCACTGACGCCGATGGGCATCGACCTGCTCGGACTGAACTGCGCGACGGGTCCGGCCGACATGCGCGAGCCGTTGCGCCACCTGTCGCGTCACAGCCCGCTGCCGATCCTCGTGATCCCCAACGCGGGCATCCCGCGCATGGTCGACGGTCGACCGCACTACGAGCTGACGGCCGACGAGCTTGCGGACGCCCACGCCGACTTCGTCGCCGACTTCGGTGTACGTGTGGTCGGGGGATGCTGCGGTACGACCCCCGACCACGTCGCGGCGGTCGTCGAGCGCTGCCGCCCGCTGGAGCCCGCGCTGCGGTCACCGGTGGTCACGCCGAGCATCGCGTCGTTGTACAGCCCCTCCGCGCTGCACCAGGACACGTCGTTCCACATCATCGGCGAACGCCTCAACGCCAACGGGTCACGTCGGTTCAGGGAGCTGCTGCTCGCCGAGGACTGGGACGCGATCACCGAGATGGCGAAGGACCAGGTGCGCGGTGGTGCCCACTCGCTGGATGTCTGCGTCGACTACGTCGGACGCGACGGCGTGGCCGACATGGCGCAGGTCGTCGACCGGCTCGCGACCCGCTCCACCCTGCCGCTGGTCCTCGACTCCACAGAGGTCGACGTGGTCGCGGCGGGCCTGCGCCGGCTGGGCGGTCGCGCCGTCATCAACTCCGTCAACCTCGAGGACGGGCGCCGCAAGGCCGATCGCCTGTTCGCACTCGCCCGGCAGTTCGGGGCGGCGCTGGTCGCCCTCGCGATCGACGAGCGCGGCCAGGCGCGCACCGCGGACTGGAAGGTCGAGGTGTGTCACCGCCTCGCCGAGATCGCGGTCGACGAGTACGGCCTGTCGACGTCCGATCTGATCTTCGACACCCTGACCTTCCCGCTCGGATCGGGACAGGAGGAGCTGCGCCGTGACGGACTGGCGACGCTCGAGGCCATCGAGCGCGTCAAGGCCGAGATCCCCGGCTGCCACACGGTGCTCGGCGTGTCCAACATCAGCTTCGGCCTCGCCCCGGCGGCACGTCAGACGCTCAACTCGGTCTTCCTGCACGCCGCCGTCCAGAGCGGTCTCGACGCGGCGATCGTGCATCCAGGCAAGATCCTGCCGTTGCACCGGATCGACGACGAGGCCAGGCGCCTGTGCGACGACCTGGTCCACGACCGCCGGCGTGACGGGTATGACCCGCTGCACGAGCTGATGGCGCACTTCGAGGGGGCGTCGGAGGCTCACGACGACCGCGACGACCTCGACGAGCTCCCGCTCGAGGAACGACTCGAGCGACGCATCGTCGATGGTGCCCGCGACGGCATGCCCGGCGACCTCGACGCGGCGATGGCGACGGGCATCGCGCCGCTGGACATCATCAACACGCACCTGCTGGCCGGGATGAAGACGGTCGGGGATCTGTTCGGCTCGGGCCAGATGCAGCTGCCGTTCGTCCTCCAGTCCGCCGAGACGATGAAGTCCGCCGTCCGGCACCTGGAGCCGCACCTGGAGAAGGCTGACGCCGGGGGCAAGGCGCGCGTGGTCCTGGCGACCGTCAAGGGCGACGTGCACGACATCGGCAAGAACCTCGTCGACATCATCCTCACGAACAACGGCTACGAGGTGTGCAACCTCGGCATCAAGCAGCCGATCGACGCGATCATCGATGCGGCGGAGCAGTTCTCGGCCGATGCGATCGGCCTGTCGGGCCTGCTGGTGAAGTCGACCGTCGTCATGCGTGACGACCTCGACGAGCTCACCCGGCGCGGGCTCGACCAGTACCCGATCCTGCTCGGAGGAGCCGCTCTGACGCGGTCGTACGTGGAGGACGACCTGCGCGGTCGCTATGCAGGCCCGCTGTTCTACTGCCGCGACGCGTTCGCCGGTCTGTCGGTCATGGACGAGCTCGCCACGCAGCGGTCGACCGGCGCCAGGCTGCCGGCGTGGGGGCGTGGCGAGCCGGCTCGGCGCGCGCCCCGACGGACCCGGCGCAGCGCCGGTCCGACCACAGCCACCCGCCGACGGTCGGAAGTCCGCACGGACGTCCCCGTGCCGATCCCCCCGTTCTGGGGTTCGCGGGTGCACCGGGGCGTCCCGCTCGACGCGCTCCTGCCCCTGCTCAACACGACGGCGCTGTTCCGCAACCAGTGGGGCTTCGGTCGCGACGACACCACGGCCGCCCAGGCGGCGCTGCGTTCGACGCTCGAGCTGGCCCGGACCGAGTCGTTGCTGGCACCGCAGGTGGTGTACGGGTACTTCGCATGCAACGGCGACGGCGACGATGTGCTGATCTACGACGCTCCCGATTCGGACAGCGTCGTCGCGCGCTGGTCGTTCCCACGACAGTCGGGTGAGCGGCGGCTGTGCATCGCCGACTTCTTCCGCCCGGTCGAGTCGGGCGAGCGTGACGTGATCGCACTGCAGTGTGTGACGGTCGGCGACCGTGTGAGTGCGCGCGCCGCCGAACTGTTCGCCGCGGACCGGTACACCGACTACCTCTTCCTGCACGGGTTGGGCGTTGAGAGTGCCGAGGCACTCGCCGAGCACTGGCACGCCCGGGTCCGCGCCGAGCTCGGCATCGCGGACGCCGACGCGGCGACCCCGCGCGAACTGTTCCGTCAGGGCTACCAGGGTTCACGCTACTCGTTCGGCTACGCCGCATGTCCGGACCTGGAGCTGCGCGCGCCGCTGGTCGACCTGCTCGGAGCAGAGCGGATCCGGGTGGAACTGTCGGAAAGCTTCCAGTTGCACCCGGAACAGTCGACTGACGCTTTCATCGTGCACCATCCGCAGGCGCGTTACTTCAACGCGCGATAG
- the arfB gene encoding alternative ribosome rescue aminoacyl-tRNA hydrolase ArfB yields the protein MTDDLVLADGTVIGVDELEMSFVRSSGPGGQHVNTSATKVELRFDVAGSRALDDVQKARVRDALASRLTAEDVLVLRAGEFRSQVRNREAVIERLGNLLNDALRPRRRRIPSRVPRSQRRKRREDKRRRGERKRLRRPPDAG from the coding sequence GTGACCGACGACCTGGTGCTCGCGGACGGCACCGTGATCGGCGTGGACGAGTTGGAGATGAGCTTCGTCCGGTCCAGCGGCCCCGGCGGTCAGCACGTGAACACCAGTGCGACCAAGGTGGAGCTCCGGTTCGACGTGGCCGGCAGCCGGGCGCTGGATGACGTCCAGAAGGCGCGCGTCCGCGATGCGCTCGCCTCACGTCTCACCGCCGAGGACGTCCTGGTGCTGCGGGCGGGCGAGTTCCGCTCCCAGGTGCGCAACCGTGAGGCCGTCATCGAGCGGCTGGGCAACCTGCTGAACGACGCGCTCCGCCCGCGCCGGCGGCGCATCCCCAGCCGGGTGCCGCGGTCCCAGCGGCGGAAGCGCCGCGAGGACAAGCGGCGCCGGGGCGAACGCAAGCGGCTGCGACGCCCGCCCGACGCAGGCTAG